The genomic stretch CGAGGAGAATTAGAAGATTAGTTGTGTGTTGTATGTGTTGGAAATGCAGCAATTTTAAATGTGTATTTATAGGAATTGAACCCGGGATGACGACAAATAGTTGATGCCAAGTGTCTAATTATAGTTGGGTTACTAAGAGGAATTATCTATTATATGTTGGTCACCCTCTCACCTATACAAGACCTCTATGTTCTCTTTAATAACAAACTTAGGCCTTGGGAGTTTGGTTATTGGCTTACCAACTCGATGTCGCTATCGTAAGGAGATTTCAATGAGGTCTATATTCAATTGCGGAGTTGAACAACATTAAACGTAAGCATGATTCTATAACACTTTTTGTTAATTGTCTATATTGATTAGATTAAGGTAGCATTCGTAGCAAGGCCGTGTTAATTTGGAAGTGTGATTTTGTGAAGGCTGAGAAAACGGCAACATTCTGTTTGTGAGTGAGAGCTCGGAGCCGCAATCGTACGAGGTGGAAACTCTGTGTTTACTTAGAATGCTGCGTGCTTGAATTTAATGCTAGAAGTTTTAAGTGTAAGCTAGTTAGCCAACATCTGAATAACTCATACATACAGGAGAGCTTTCTGCTCTTATGAACCTACCCGTTTTTAATTCATTTAATCCGGCCGTGTAAGTAAGAAAACAAAATAGAATAATGAGATGATTATGTAAATAAGTAGGTTACAACCATTCGAACGAAATAAGCTTTGCTTAGGCTCGTATTTCAGTATTCGAACATGTCCTTTAATATTGATGTTTTTCTCTCCATTTTTTTTTTATCGTGGGAGTTTGATATAATtagatcaattttttttttaatatatattcAAAATTGACTGGATTGTGTTAAATTGACCTTAGAATATAGATTGAATTGAGTGTTGTTGAGCAGAGTTGAACAAACTTGGGACCTTAATGAAGttgaaatgatttttttttttttttttttttaactcagAACAAAATTTAATGAACTAAAGAAATACTCCGTACGTACTACGTAGTATATCAAATTTGTTACTCAGCACTATTGTTTTCTTGACTCGAATATTTTACTACGAGTAGTATAAATACCGAAACGAgataaaaatgaaaatgaaaatgaaatgaattgAATATATATGAATTTTATGAAACTTAATAGTGTTGCATTGAAATGATTAAGAGTTAAACCGAATTAACCATGATTGAATTGAGCTAACTCAttctttttaaaatgtaaataaaaaaGTCATTACCCTTCTCCTTATCATATATGagccacaaattctcatttgtgacagacggtatctgtcacaagcttgtgatgtgTCAAATAAAACCCATATGAGTAGATAAAGACAAATGATTTGTGACTCCGTAGGCAATttatttttgtcttatctacccatgtgGGTGATATTTGACCCGTTACAAGCTTGTGATGGATAATACCCGattacccgtcacaagggagacttacTGCATATGAGCTCGCTCAAGTGCTCAACCCAGGGGCGGAACTAGGGGTTGGCTAATAGTTGGTTTTTAGTTTAGGAGTATATGATTGGGGATTCTTAATGAAGGTTTATGGAAGACTTGAGTTTGTCATGTACAATGGTTGAGGAGACGCAAAGCTAAGGCGCAGGCGCATTACTATACATTTCCCATATTTTTACCCTCGGttttttacgtatttatttatgttGCATATTGATGTTCATTAAAGTAATAAAAGGTCTGATCTCACAAAATTTATTTGGAAAATGTAAAATGTCCGAAAAACATTGCGATGTGTGTGCATGAGGCATGCACCTAGTGCTTCGTCGCCTCAGTGCACCTGTCGCCTTCTAGGAATACGGAGACAATGCAGTTTCAGAGAGATTTCTGCAGAAAGATCTGTGTTCCATGTCTCCATCAGTCTTTATGAGCTGATAAGTGAATTTGATTAGATACAACTAATGCTATTAGAAACACAGTCCATTACGATTTCGCAAGCTAATTACGAGCCTAACATGAAAATAGCATATTTATTGTCTGATAAGGCTTAAGCTGCTCTTCAGTCTCGCAAAATAAAACTTTAAACTCGACACATTAATTATAACTCTTGAGCACATTTCTAAATTATTCTAATTTTTGATTGTTTCAAACTGGTGCTCtacttgtttgttgttttttgagAAATTTTGGTAGTACTGGAGTTTTGGTATTTGCTTTTTTAAATATGTTTCAGATGAGGCAGTATTTATGCTGCCGTTTTACTATAATGTCGTCATTCTTTATCATTATTTGATCATCAGCTCTCATTTCGATATGATTGCTTAGTGATGTCTAGGAAATCGACCTGTTAGTTCGGCCAGAATCATCATTGTCAGGTATTCAATGGAGCTTGTGATTTTGACGAAATAGAACTAGTAATGAACTGTATTGTTAATAATTTGTTATTACATAATGCTAACACGCTGTATTACAGTATACATCAAAATCATAAAACACAAAAATACATGATATGATACAATAATACAAATAAGAACTTTTTGTAGACAAAAACCCACTCTGAACTGAAACAAAACTAGGTTCACGAACAAGCAAGCACAAGAAAGAACATGGGTACGTTTCATTCTATGCCGAAGGCAGCCTAGTTTGAAGGTGGTGGGGAAAAGAAAGGAACGTTAGGAATGTTGAAGGGAATGTTAGGAAGTGAAGTTGGGAAGTTTGGGATTGTGGGCATGATATTGGCAGGGAGTGGTGGGAGAGTGGCTTTTGGAATTGATGGCATGTTCGGCAGTGACGGGATTTGTGTACCTGCAGGCAGCGGGGGCAGGGCGGCTTTGGGCATGGGCATGGTTGGGAACGGGTTAGCAGGCAGTGGGGGCAAAGTGGCTTTTGGGAGGGATGGGATTGAGGGAAGTGGGGGAAGTGTTGTGGTTGGGTTAGGGAGTGACGGGATAGCCGTTCCAGTCTGAAGGAGATGGCGGGCAGCAGAGACGTCCATGGTTGACATTGACATAGCCATGATGAAGCAGAGGAAGTACAGCTTGGTAGCAGCCATTGTTGTTACTTTGTGTGTTAGCTTGAAACTAGCTACTTCAGGAGAGTTGGAAGATTAGTTGTGTGTTTTTTGAGTTGAAAGTGCAGCAAGTTTCTATGGGTATTTATAGGATTTGGACTCGGGATGACGACAAAAAGACGATGCCAAGTGTCTAACACTCTAACTATAGTTGGGTTTGTTAGGAAATTGTACACGACTgaaaagacaataatgaaaaccgcaccgaatcgctatgctttcctaatagaacaattcgacccttactttagtgcctgggttgtatcgaactttctattgagataagacggttGCCCTCTGTATTCGGCACAGAATACAGAGATATAATTAAGAAGTATTTTTGAGTAATTTGTGTTCTTTGTTCAGGAATGCAGAAGTTATAATTTTTCTGTATATTCCTTCTGTCCCTCAAACTCTATTTATAGAGGAGAAGAATGGAAAAGCAGAGGGAAAGGGGAATGAATTCTGAAGGGTTGCAACCTTTCAGATTTTCTGTTGGATTTAGAAAATTCCTACAGGAATTAATTAATTTCCAAAGTTGAGACCCCGCATAGTTATCCGAACGAAAACTATTCCGTAATCCTGTAAATAATTATGCAAGcgtacactccgtacttcccgaactAGCATtttattatttagaaattacccatcCTTGAACCAATCTTTAATTACGTCAAATGAATCGATAATTACACTTAAATCACCAACAGAGTTATTAAGAGGAATTATCTACTTTGTGTTGTTCACCCTCCCACCTATGCAAGACCTCTATAGTCTCTTTAATAACAAACAAACTTAGGCCTTGGGAGTTTGGTTATTGGCTTACCAACTCGATGTCGCTATAGTAAGGAGATTTCAATGAGGTCTATATTCAATTGCGGAGTTGAACAACATTAAATGTAAGCATGATTCTGTATCATTTTTTGTTAATTCTCCATTGTTAGGCAATTATATAGATTAGAATAAGGTAGCTACGCCGAGAAAGTTTGTAAGTGTGATTTTGTGAAGGCTGAGAACACGCCAACATTCTGTTCGTGACCGAGAGCTCGGAGCCGTAATCGTATGAGGCGGGAACTCTATGTTCATTTAGAATAATAACACGTGAATTTAATGTTGGAAGCTTTAGGGTAAGCTAGTTATCCAGCTTCTGAAAAACTTCTGTGGAAGAGCTTTGCGCTCTTATGATCCTACCCGTTTCTAATTTAATTAATCGGGTGGTCGAAGTaagaaaacaaaatagaaaatgagaTGATTATGTAAATAAGTAGGTTTCTCGTTATTAACCATTAGAATAAAATAACCTTAGCTTAGGCTTGTGTTTTGATATTCGTAACAAGTCCCTTAACTATTACTTCCTGTTTTCAAATGAATTGCATACGTTGATGAATTTTTTTTATCGCTAAagttttatataatataattagatcatttttttttttctgatattCTAAATTGACCGATTGTGCTTATTTGAATTGAATGCTTTTGAGCAGAATTGAACAAACTTGGGACCTTAATGAAGTTgaaattaacttttttttttttttttttttttttttttctcttttttaatATTTTAACTTGAACAAAATGTAATGAACTAAACAAATACTCCGTACATTAGTATAGCAAAATGAGATAAAACGAAATGAAAGAATAAATATTGAGTTTTATGAAACTAGATAGTGTTGCATAGTAATAAATTTAGTTAAACCGAATTAACCATGATTGAATTGTGCTGAACTCATtcttttttaaaagaaaaaatagaaattacCCTTCTCCCTATCATATTATGAGCTCGTCCAACCATTCATATCGGTTTTTAGTAGGAGTATGTGCTTGAGGATTTCTCAAATGAAGGCCAGGTTATGGAAGACTTGAGTTTGTCGTGTACATTGGTTGGGAAGACACAAAGCTAAGGCGCACAGGCGCGTTACTACACATTTTCTATATTTTTTTATCCTTGGCATTTACGTATTCATATTACATACATATTGATGTTCATTAAAACAATAAAAGGTCTGATCGCACAAAATCTATTTGGAAAATGTAATGTGTCCGAAAAAAAAACATTGCGATTTGGTTTATGTGTGCATGCGCctagttgtagatacccagtatctgctgagactccaacaaacacccgatgattatcggactacaacatgttttggaatcgcggcgtttgatcgacagtttgtgtacaactttacgtcggaaaatttaaaacgatttcgaaaataaaacatttcaaaacatttcaaaaatacctggagtgtttaatgcacgacgacgaggtcgcaatgacactaactagagtcaaaaccgacaccggaccaaaaaccgactcaaaaattcaaatcccgactccaacaacgggtcaaaccgagtcaaccaccaaaaacaaaacatttcaaaccttctaccttaagttttcccggatttatgtttggtcaagtaccaaacatatgactacaaaacctaggatagaacaaatcatgattgcttttgtgtgaaagcgacaagacaactcgaagacccgtgacgtggctcgcgcctctttgagcagcccaggtggccacgtcactcaaaactcacacaaccactcatttccctataaatacccctcaaatgccccccatttgagacttacgcgagcgtccccccctcttttctcccttaaaattctcgactcgacttcttaagtcacaatccgacgcgtatttacgacctaccgatcgtaaatacaagccttacacattgtttggtaccgtcatcgtgcattaaatcacttgaccgaccacttcgaccactacaccgtcactaatcttaaaacactctttttatttaccaaaacggtttcaaaccgagttttttccgaccaaacgagttattacacttacgccggtcactcgccataaccaaacatgtaagtatgagggtgtaaaaaaatcctcttttatcatgttttcatttgtttcgtaactataacatgctaaaacgtgcataacatgaaccaaaacatgggataaacgagccaaaactgatttttggcttgagacagaagcccccataggttgcaggcttacccgcgcctaaatggggtgttcaggtcagagatcaaccgtgtttgttctcgtctttcccatttaattcattttcatatttgtaattggtttttaccatttcaaatattttcaaaccctttttattttatttcatttgttttaaccataaaacatttttcatctttggttcctcataccatgacggttaaattcgtgtttcggtgataatatttggttaataatatttaaaaggtattttaaagccttttatttcatttttgggaggtattttaaagcccttcatcatttctttacatcttcaaaataaacatattagtccccaacacaaagtcatccttggttctacataccatgccggattttaacccgggtacgatgacgagtatcgactaattatattcaaatgaacttaaaacaattagttcataattattttcaaaactattcatgtcaagcttgtcaagtcgaacccgacaccgaatattatcaaaataatgatgatcattcgagtctagttcttcaaatcaacaaatacggtctaaacaaccctttcaaaccaaatcgggttcaaatacccatttctcaacacattttataacgttttcaaaaggtcagaacacggcatataaccgtaggctgacccgcaCCTCAAgcaggccctccatttctcattttcaaaaccagggagaggccccttataccgccggctggctcgcgcctcatgtagccgtctggtgtagggcctgtttcctttccagcattagtctaggacgatcccgactccggttagcccggatataggacggatcagatgactagttgattattcaaaatcatatttgcaaaataccttactaagacaaatggatcacgttatgcaccataagcctaatacggtaaatggatgtttaatttctgtcttgtatgcaaatcaatcgtaaatccaactcgacatcttatacttgatacttggattaaatcaaccgacttagaaagctctcacatgttaggtttaaattattggatgcgcattcatgcatttaaaccgttttatcaacttttgcattcaaccaaccaagatcgatcagtagaggccgctaaacgctgctttgtgcttcgatttgaccgaggtataaagtggatttcgaacgggttccaagcatcccacaaatacttggtggcgactccgaacatctctaatcgtttcgagacccttaccgagacgaaaccgaccgatctaaaacgatccggtcgaaagcatttttacgccaccgagcgtggctttaaaAAGACCGCTGtgcgtccacagattggcttggcgtgcaggtggcccgtgaccgcagatcggtaggtggcccaaatccacagaccgagacgtgacCCATGTCCACATTAGTGCTTCATCACCTTAGTGCACCTATATATTGCCTTCTAGCAGTTACAGGAGTACGGAGACAATGCCGCGTCTGAGAGATTTCCGCAGAAAGAACTTTAACCCTTGTGCAGTTGTGCTCCATCAGTCTTTTAGGAGCTTAACTGAATTTGAaacacaattcatatacgatttTGCAAGCTAAAGCCTAACATGAAAATAGCATTTTTTTTTTCTGTGATGAAGCTTAAGCTGTCATTTAATTACGCAAAATAAAATTCTAAACTCGACACACTAATTATAAGTCTTAAGCACATTTCTCATTTATTCTGATTCTTAATTGTTTGAAATTATGATTTCATAGTCTTGCCTAAGTTTGCTGTTCAAATTGGTACtacttgtttgttgtttttgtgaGTGTTGCTATTTGGTTTTTAAATATGTTGCAAAATGAGGCAGTATTTATGCTGGTGTTTACTGTAATGTCATCATTCTTTATGATTATTCATCAGCTCTCATTTCGATATAATTGCATAGCGATAATGTCAAAGAAATCGACCTGTTAGTAGTTTGTCCAGAATCATCATTGTCAGGTAGTCAATGGAGCTTGTGATTTGGACGAAATAAAACTAGCAATGAACTGTATTATTATTACATACGCTAACACACTACTGTATAACAGTATACATCAAAATCATGAAACACACAAACACAtgataacaaattaatacaaataaGAACTTTCCGTAGACAAAAAGCCACTCTAGATTGTGAACAAAACCCGGTTCTTGAAAGAGCACAAGAAAGAACGTGGGTGTGTATTCATCCTATGCCGAAGGTGGCGGCCTAGTTTGAAGGT from Silene latifolia isolate original U9 population chromosome 2, ASM4854445v1, whole genome shotgun sequence encodes the following:
- the LOC141631018 gene encoding uncharacterized protein LOC141631018; translation: MAATKLYFLCFIMAMSMSTMDVSAARHLLQTGTAIPSLPNPTTTLPPLPSIPSLPKATLPPLPANPFPTMPMPKAALPPLPAGTQIPSLPNMPSIPKATLPPLPANIMPTIPNFPTSLPNIPFNIPNVPFFSPPPSN